CATGTTCTCTTTCACAGGCAGAAATTCCCATGATGATATCAAGCATAGTACCAGTTGTGCCAAAGAACACAAGGGGTGCTAAAGATTTCCTTTTTATACCCACTGGAATTGCAAGTAAAGCCCCTGCTACTGAAAAAACCCATGTTCCCAGTGCGCTGCGAGCAATGGACATTCAGTAAAGCTTATTACATTCCAATTCAAAACAacacttgaaaataaataaaggaattgGATCTACCAtgtgagagggaaaaaaaacaaaaataagactGATATAAAGCAGGTTGGGCATGTGTCCGAGAATTAAACAGATTTGCAACATCTCAAGagctttaaaataaattttttttttttttttgataagtaagagctttaaaataaaaattacaacagaatttctaattttcttcatTCCAATGTCATGGAAGGATGGAACAAGCAAAGCAATTGGAAAAAGACATCAGTGGCGGTTTCTAGATGAGTAAGCTTGAGGTTACTTATGGTTTTCAGGTTCGATTCATATAACTTAGATGTTCAAGATATacacatctcatcttatattaaTGACACGCagatctataataataagcatacaaacataaa
This genomic interval from Carya illinoinensis cultivar Pawnee chromosome 2, C.illinoinensisPawnee_v1, whole genome shotgun sequence contains the following:
- the LOC122301251 gene encoding uncharacterized protein LOC122301251, with the protein product MVGQENVKQLEDCSVANALGTWVFSVAGALLAIPVGIKRKSLAPLVFFGTTGTMLDIIMGISACEREHAERQMKLLEAQNSAADASLTETVSES